A single Chloroflexota bacterium DNA region contains:
- the rplT gene encoding 50S ribosomal protein L20, translating to MPRVKRGVTSHKRHKKVLKRASGYWGGRHRLFKTANEAVMRGMAFAYRHRRTRKREMRRLWIVRINAAARQHGLSYSAFMHGLSEANVNLDRKMLADLAVRDSAAFAELANVAKGAQPAAS from the coding sequence ATGCCTCGAGTAAAACGCGGCGTCACCTCACACAAGCGCCATAAGAAAGTACTGAAGCGCGCCTCAGGCTACTGGGGCGGCCGCCACCGCCTGTTCAAGACGGCAAATGAAGCAGTGATGCGCGGCATGGCCTTTGCCTACCGCCACCGCCGCACCCGCAAGCGCGAAATGCGCCGCCTCTGGATCGTGCGCATCAACGCCGCCGCACGCCAACACGGCCTCTCCTACAGCGCCTTCATGCACGGCCTGAGTGAAGCCAACGTCAACCTGGACCGCAAAATGCTGGCGGACCTGGCCGTGCGAGACAGCGCGGCTTTTGCCGAACTTGC